In the Flagellimonas sp. HMM57 genome, one interval contains:
- the rpoB gene encoding DNA-directed RNA polymerase subunit beta, whose protein sequence is MFTNNTERLNFASAKNIPEYPDFLDIQIKSFQDFFQLETKSDERGNEGLYNTFMENFPITDTRNQFVLEFIDYFIDPPRYSIQECIERGLTYSVPLKARLKLYCTDPEHEDFETIVQDVYLGTIPYMTPSGTFVINGAERVVVSQLHRSPGVFFGQSFHANGTKLYSARVIPFKGSWIEFATDINGVMYAYIDRKKKLPVTTLFRAIGFERDKDILEIFDLSEEVKVSNAGLKKVLGRKLAARVLNTWHEDFVDEDTGEVVSIERNEIILDRDTILEKDHINEIIEADVKTILLHKENNAQSDYAIIHNTLQKDPTNSEKEAVEHIYRQLRNAEPPDEETARGIIDKLFFSDQRYNLGEVGRYRMNKKLQLDIGMDKQVLTKEDIITIIKYLIELINSKAEIDDIDHLSNRRVRTVGEQLSSQFGVGLARMARTIRERMNVRDNEVFTPIDLINAKTLSSVINSFFGTNQLSQFMDQTNPLAEITHKRRLSALGPGGLSRERAGFEVRDVHYTHYGRLCPIETPEGPNIGLISSLSVFAKVNPMGFLETPYRKVENGVVDTNDFRYLSAEEEEGMKISQANIPMDENGKIKDDKVIAREEGDFPVVDPSEVNYTDVAPNQIASISASLIPFLEHDDANRALMGSNMMRQAVPLLKPQSPIVGTGLERQVATDSRVLINAEGDGVVEYVDAQKITIKYNRSEEERLVSFEEDSKTYNLVKFRKTNQGTSINLKPIVKKGDKVKKGEVLCEGYATEKGELALGRNLQVAFMPWKGYNFEDAIVISEKVVREDIFTSIHIDEYALEVRDTKLGAEELTNDIPNVSEEATKDLDEYGMIRIGAEVKPGDILIGKITPKGESDPTPEEKLLRAIFGDKAGDVKDASLKASPSLRGVVIDKKLFSRSIKDKRKRSEDKEAISRLEMDYEVKFEQLKDVLIEKLFALINGKTSQGVMNDLGEEVLPKGKKYTIKMLNSVDDFAHLVGGSWTTDDKTNAQVADLLHNYKIKLNDIQGNLRRDKFTISVGDELPAGIMKLAKVYIAKKRKLKVGDKMAGRHGNKGIVARIVRQEDMPFLEDGTPVDIVLNPLGVPSRMNIGQIYETVLGWAGLKLGRKYGTPIFDGATLDQINALTDEAGVPRFGHTYLYDGGTGKRFDQPATVGVIYMLKLGHMVDDKMHARSIGPYSLITQQPLGGKAQFGGQRFGEMEVWALEAYGASSTLREILTVKSDDVVGRAKTYESIVKGETMPEPGLPESFNVLMHELKGLGLDIRLEE, encoded by the coding sequence ATGTTCACAAACAATACTGAAAGATTAAATTTCGCATCCGCTAAGAACATACCGGAATACCCGGATTTCTTGGACATTCAGATTAAATCTTTTCAAGACTTTTTTCAACTTGAAACAAAATCTGACGAAAGAGGAAATGAAGGCCTTTACAATACCTTCATGGAGAATTTTCCAATCACGGACACAAGAAATCAATTCGTTCTTGAGTTTATTGATTACTTCATAGATCCGCCAAGATATTCCATTCAAGAATGTATCGAACGTGGTCTTACCTATAGTGTGCCGCTAAAAGCACGCTTAAAATTATATTGTACCGATCCAGAACACGAAGATTTTGAGACCATAGTCCAAGATGTGTATCTAGGTACGATTCCATACATGACTCCAAGTGGCACTTTTGTTATCAATGGAGCTGAACGCGTCGTGGTTTCCCAATTGCACAGGTCTCCTGGCGTATTTTTTGGGCAATCTTTCCATGCAAACGGTACAAAACTATACTCCGCTAGGGTAATACCATTCAAGGGTTCTTGGATCGAGTTTGCAACAGATATCAATGGTGTTATGTACGCTTATATTGATAGAAAGAAAAAATTACCTGTAACCACACTTTTCCGTGCTATCGGATTTGAAAGGGATAAAGATATTCTTGAGATATTTGACCTTTCGGAAGAAGTTAAGGTTTCCAACGCTGGACTCAAAAAAGTTTTGGGACGTAAGTTGGCAGCTAGGGTTTTGAACACATGGCACGAGGATTTTGTTGATGAAGATACAGGCGAGGTTGTTTCTATTGAACGAAATGAGATCATCCTAGATCGTGATACGATACTTGAAAAAGATCACATCAATGAAATTATTGAAGCAGATGTAAAAACAATCTTGCTTCACAAAGAAAATAATGCGCAATCTGATTATGCCATTATTCATAACACGTTACAAAAAGACCCTACCAACTCTGAAAAAGAAGCGGTAGAACATATTTATAGACAATTACGTAATGCCGAGCCGCCAGATGAAGAGACTGCGCGTGGTATTATAGACAAATTGTTTTTCTCTGATCAACGTTACAACTTGGGTGAAGTTGGACGTTACAGAATGAACAAAAAATTACAGTTGGATATTGGGATGGACAAGCAGGTCTTGACCAAGGAAGATATCATCACCATCATCAAGTATTTGATTGAGCTGATCAATTCAAAAGCAGAGATTGATGATATTGATCACCTTTCTAACCGTCGTGTAAGAACGGTAGGTGAGCAGTTATCATCCCAATTTGGTGTTGGTTTGGCACGTATGGCACGTACCATTCGCGAGCGTATGAACGTTCGTGACAATGAGGTATTTACACCTATAGATTTGATTAACGCAAAGACATTGTCTTCTGTTATCAATTCATTTTTCGGAACAAACCAGTTATCCCAGTTTATGGATCAAACGAATCCATTGGCAGAGATAACGCACAAAAGAAGATTGTCAGCATTAGGACCAGGTGGACTTTCTAGGGAAAGGGCAGGTTTCGAGGTTCGTGATGTTCACTACACGCACTACGGAAGGTTATGTCCCATTGAAACTCCTGAAGGACCAAATATTGGTTTGATTTCTTCCCTTTCGGTTTTTGCGAAAGTAAACCCAATGGGCTTTTTGGAAACTCCGTATCGTAAGGTTGAAAATGGTGTTGTGGACACCAATGACTTTAGATATTTGAGTGCAGAGGAAGAAGAAGGTATGAAAATTTCTCAGGCCAACATCCCAATGGATGAAAATGGGAAGATTAAAGATGACAAGGTTATTGCACGTGAAGAAGGTGATTTCCCAGTGGTTGACCCAAGTGAGGTAAATTACACGGATGTTGCCCCAAACCAAATTGCTTCGATTTCTGCCTCTTTGATTCCGTTCTTGGAGCATGATGATGCAAACAGGGCTTTGATGGGATCAAACATGATGCGTCAGGCAGTTCCATTGTTAAAACCGCAATCGCCCATTGTTGGAACAGGTTTGGAAAGACAGGTTGCAACAGATTCAAGGGTATTGATCAATGCAGAAGGTGATGGTGTTGTGGAATATGTCGATGCTCAGAAAATAACGATTAAGTACAATAGGTCAGAGGAAGAACGATTGGTAAGTTTTGAAGAAGATTCAAAAACATACAATTTGGTCAAGTTTAGAAAGACCAATCAGGGTACCAGTATTAACCTGAAACCTATTGTTAAAAAAGGAGATAAAGTTAAAAAAGGCGAAGTACTTTGTGAAGGTTACGCGACCGAAAAAGGAGAGCTTGCTCTTGGTAGAAACCTTCAGGTAGCATTTATGCCATGGAAAGGGTACAACTTTGAGGATGCAATCGTAATCTCGGAAAAAGTGGTACGTGAAGATATCTTTACCTCCATTCATATCGATGAATATGCATTGGAAGTTAGGGATACCAAGTTAGGTGCTGAAGAACTTACGAACGATATACCAAATGTTTCTGAAGAAGCCACTAAGGACTTGGACGAATATGGTATGATCAGAATTGGTGCTGAAGTTAAACCTGGTGATATTCTTATAGGTAAGATTACACCAAAAGGTGAATCTGACCCAACACCAGAAGAAAAATTGCTACGTGCCATCTTTGGTGATAAAGCCGGAGACGTAAAAGATGCTTCCCTTAAAGCTTCACCTTCCTTGAGAGGTGTTGTTATCGATAAGAAATTATTCTCGCGTTCTATAAAAGATAAGAGAAAACGTTCTGAAGATAAAGAAGCTATTTCTAGGTTGGAGATGGACTACGAAGTAAAGTTTGAGCAACTTAAAGACGTTTTGATCGAGAAACTCTTCGCATTGATTAATGGTAAAACTTCGCAAGGCGTAATGAACGATCTTGGCGAGGAAGTACTTCCAAAAGGAAAGAAATACACCATCAAGATGTTAAATTCTGTAGATGACTTTGCTCACTTGGTTGGCGGAAGTTGGACTACGGATGACAAAACCAATGCGCAAGTTGCCGATTTATTGCACAACTACAAGATTAAATTGAACGATATTCAAGGAAATCTTAGAAGAGATAAATTCACGATTTCGGTAGGAGATGAACTACCAGCTGGAATCATGAAGTTGGCCAAGGTATATATCGCCAAAAAGCGAAAGCTAAAAGTTGGTGATAAGATGGCAGGGCGTCACGGTAACAAGGGTATTGTTGCGCGTATCGTTCGTCAAGAGGACATGCCGTTCTTGGAAGATGGAACCCCTGTAGATATCGTATTGAATCCACTTGGTGTACCCTCTCGTATGAACATAGGTCAGATTTATGAAACTGTTCTTGGTTGGGCAGGTCTTAAATTGGGAAGAAAGTACGGAACCCCAATTTTTGATGGTGCTACCCTTGACCAGATTAATGCGCTTACAGATGAAGCTGGAGTGCCAAGATTTGGACACACGTATCTTTACGATGGTGGAACAGGAAAACGCTTTGATCAGCCAGCAACTGTTGGTGTTATCTACATGTTGAAATTAGGACACATGGTAGATGATAAAATGCACGCAAGATCAATTGGACCATACTCATTGATTACGCAACAACCTTTGGGTGGTAAAGCCCAGTTTGGTGGTCAGCGTTTTGGTGAGATGGAGGTTTGGGCACTTGAAGCCTATGGGGCTTCATCTACCCTACGTGAAATATTGACCGTTAAATCGGATGATGTTGTCGGTAGGGCCAAAACCTATGAGTCCATCGTAAAAGGTGAGACCATGCCAGAACCTGGATTGCCAGAATCTTTCAACGTATTGATGCACGAGCTTAAAGGATTGGGCTTGGATATCAGATTGGAAGAGTAG
- the rplL gene encoding 50S ribosomal protein L7/L12 — MADLKDFAEQLVNLTVKEVNELADILKEEYGIEPAAAAVAVAAGGAGGGEAEAAEEKSEFDVILKAAGGSKLAVVKLVKELTGLGLKDAKDIVDSAPKAVKEGIAKDEAEGIKKSLEEAGAEVELK; from the coding sequence ATGGCAGATTTAAAAGATTTTGCAGAACAGTTGGTAAACCTTACAGTAAAAGAGGTAAATGAGTTGGCCGACATATTAAAAGAAGAATACGGTATCGAGCCTGCTGCTGCTGCAGTAGCTGTTGCTGCTGGTGGAGCTGGTGGTGGTGAAGCTGAAGCCGCTGAGGAGAAATCAGAATTTGATGTAATCCTTAAAGCAGCCGGTGGATCTAAATTAGCAGTTGTAAAACTAGTTAAGGAATTAACTGGTCTTGGATTGAAAGATGCTAAGGACATCGTTGACAGCGCACCAAAAGCTGTTAAAGAAGGTATTGCCAAAGATGAGGCAGAAGGTATCAAAAAATCATTGGAAGAAGCAGGAGCAGAAGTTGAGCTTAAATAG
- the rplJ gene encoding 50S ribosomal protein L10, giving the protein MTREEKATVIEDLTAQLADSANIYLADISGLDAVATSNLRRACFKANIKLAVVKNTLLAKAMEASDKEFGELPDVLKGNTSLMLSETGNAPAKLIKNFRKKSDKPLLKGAFIAEAIYVGDENLDSLVNIKSKEEVIGDIIGLLQSPAKNVISGLKSGGGKLAGILKTLSEK; this is encoded by the coding sequence ATGACAAGAGAAGAAAAAGCAACCGTAATAGAAGATTTGACTGCACAGTTGGCTGATAGCGCTAATATTTACTTAGCGGATATATCAGGATTGGATGCCGTTGCCACTTCAAATTTAAGAAGGGCATGTTTTAAGGCTAACATTAAACTTGCAGTTGTTAAGAACACCTTGCTTGCAAAAGCAATGGAAGCTTCAGATAAGGAGTTTGGTGAATTGCCAGATGTTTTAAAGGGAAATACATCTTTGATGTTGTCCGAAACTGGTAATGCTCCGGCAAAACTTATCAAAAATTTCAGAAAAAAATCAGATAAGCCATTATTAAAAGGTGCTTTCATTGCGGAAGCCATTTATGTTGGTGATGAGAACCTTGACTCACTTGTAAACATCAAGTCTAAAGAAGAGGTAATAGGGGATATCATCGGATTGTTGCAATCACCGGCCAAGAATGTTATTTCTGGTCTTAAATCAGGTGGCGGTAAACTAGCCGGAATCCTTAAAACATTATCTGAAAAATAA
- the rplA gene encoding 50S ribosomal protein L1 has protein sequence MARLTKKQKEAHSKIDKNKLYSLDEASALVKEITNVKFDASVDLAVRLGVDPRKANQMVRGVVTLPHGTGKDVKVLALVTPDKEAEAKEAGADFVGLDEYLDKIKGGWTDVDVIITMPSVMGKLGPLGRVLGPRGLMPNPKTGTVTMDVAKAVSEVKAGKIDFKVDKTGIVHAAIGKTSFSADKIAGNAKELLDTLVKMKPAAAKGIYMKSIYLSSTMSPSVQLDPKAVS, from the coding sequence ATGGCAAGATTGACAAAAAAGCAAAAAGAAGCTCATTCCAAAATCGATAAGAATAAATTATATTCTTTGGATGAGGCATCAGCTTTGGTAAAAGAAATAACCAATGTGAAATTTGACGCTTCCGTAGACCTTGCAGTTCGTTTGGGTGTAGATCCACGAAAGGCAAATCAAATGGTACGTGGCGTTGTTACCCTTCCACATGGAACAGGTAAGGATGTAAAAGTTTTGGCATTGGTGACCCCTGATAAAGAGGCAGAGGCTAAAGAGGCAGGAGCTGATTTTGTAGGGTTGGATGAATATTTGGATAAAATAAAAGGCGGTTGGACAGATGTTGATGTTATCATCACTATGCCAAGCGTTATGGGTAAGTTGGGCCCCTTAGGTAGAGTTTTAGGACCAAGAGGTTTAATGCCCAATCCAAAAACCGGTACGGTTACTATGGATGTTGCAAAAGCAGTATCCGAAGTAAAGGCCGGTAAAATTGATTTTAAAGTGGACAAAACAGGAATTGTGCACGCTGCAATAGGAAAGACATCTTTCTCAGCAGATAAAATAGCTGGTAATGCCAAAGAGTTGTTAGATACTTTGGTGAAAATGAAACCAGCTGCGGCAAAAGGTATTTACATGAAAAGTATCTATTTGTCAAGCACCATGAGTCCTAGTGTTCAATTAGATCCAAAAGCAGTTTCGTAA
- the rplK gene encoding 50S ribosomal protein L11 has product MAKEVDKVVKLQVRGGAANPSPPVGPALGAAGVNIMEFCKQFNARTQDKPGKVLPVVITVYKDKSFEFVVKTPPAAVQLMEAAKIKKGSGEPNRVKNGSVSWDQVKQIAEDKMVDLNAFTVESAMSMVAGTARSMGLKVAGKRPF; this is encoded by the coding sequence ATGGCAAAAGAAGTAGATAAGGTAGTTAAATTACAAGTTAGGGGAGGTGCTGCGAATCCGTCGCCACCGGTTGGACCCGCCTTAGGTGCTGCTGGTGTTAACATCATGGAGTTCTGTAAGCAGTTTAATGCACGTACACAGGACAAACCAGGTAAAGTATTACCTGTTGTTATCACCGTTTACAAAGACAAATCTTTCGAGTTTGTTGTAAAGACACCACCCGCGGCAGTTCAATTGATGGAAGCAGCTAAGATTAAAAAAGGATCTGGCGAACCTAACAGGGTTAAAAACGGTTCGGTATCATGGGATCAGGTAAAGCAAATCGCCGAGGATAAGATGGTCGATTTAAATGCATTTACCGTTGAATCTGCAATGAGTATGGTTGCAGGTACGGCAAGATCCATGGGACTAAAAGTAGCTGGTAAAAGACCTTTTTAA
- the nusG gene encoding transcription termination/antitermination protein NusG, translating to MSEVLEKKWYVVRAVSGQENKIKGYIESEVERNGFGDYLEDVLVPTEKVVQIRNGKKINKERVYFPGYIMIKANLGGEMVHIIRSITNVIGFLGETKGGDPVPLRKTEVNRMLGKVDELAVNTDNVAIPFVLGETIKVIDGPFNGFNGTVEKINEEKRKLEVMVKIFGRKTPLELSYMQVEKV from the coding sequence ATGTCTGAGGTTCTTGAAAAAAAGTGGTACGTAGTAAGGGCGGTAAGTGGTCAAGAGAACAAAATCAAAGGCTACATTGAAAGTGAAGTGGAGCGTAATGGTTTTGGTGATTACTTGGAAGATGTCCTTGTGCCTACCGAAAAAGTAGTTCAGATTCGTAACGGAAAGAAAATCAATAAAGAACGGGTTTACTTTCCAGGCTATATAATGATAAAGGCCAATTTGGGTGGAGAAATGGTGCATATCATTCGTTCCATTACAAATGTGATAGGTTTTCTTGGTGAGACCAAAGGAGGTGATCCTGTTCCTCTAAGAAAGACAGAGGTCAATAGAATGCTAGGAAAAGTTGATGAATTGGCGGTGAATACGGATAATGTTGCGATTCCTTTCGTTTTAGGTGAAACTATTAAGGTTATCGATGGGCCGTTCAACGGTTTTAATGGAACGGTTGAGAAAATCAACGAAGAAAAACGTAAGCTTGAGGTAATGGTGAAAATTTTCGGTAGAAAAACACCATTGGAATTAAGTTACATGCAAGTGGAAAAAGTATAA